One window of candidate division KSB1 bacterium genomic DNA carries:
- a CDS encoding bifunctional metallophosphatase/5'-nucleotidase, with product MRKLSLLMILLLAACYSKQRSGQVVILHTNDMHSQFLPAPATWVQGSPKPLVGGMEALDYFVRRQREEHPNSVLLLDAGDFTTGTLLSRIVYNGGYNGGFIEMMNLVGYQAVTLGNHEFDEGQENLLRTLELLQADVLTSNWKMRGKRPGMLYRIYRLGGLRVGVIGLLMSDLASVTAEKHLDGVRIEPPATAAQRLIDRIDGKTDLIVLLTHQGIENDIELARSVRRADVIVGGHSHSLLRKPLRENGVLIVQTGSSLRAMGKLTLDVAGDSVSGWNYELINLWADSVRGVNPPMRALVERFSDEINAQYGQVIGRLETDWLSSGGGETNIGNYISDVIRSATHTEIAFMNSGGIRKSLPAGPIRLLDIWEILPFSNYLVTFELTGDQLQQIITTDVNENIQKGGGLLQISGMSYTFQRTAEGTGKVLELRIGGEAVDPSRTYRAATVDFIFDKWQQDYVFQNVERTSILIAEAVIEQIKREQQIRSQVEGRIRQVN from the coding sequence ATGAGAAAATTGAGTTTATTGATGATTCTGCTGTTGGCCGCCTGCTACTCCAAACAAAGAAGCGGTCAAGTAGTGATTCTGCACACCAACGACATGCATTCCCAGTTTTTGCCGGCACCGGCGACGTGGGTGCAGGGTTCGCCCAAGCCGTTGGTCGGCGGCATGGAAGCGCTGGACTATTTTGTCCGCCGACAGCGTGAAGAGCACCCCAATTCAGTCCTGCTGCTCGATGCCGGTGATTTCACCACGGGAACACTCCTGAGCCGTATAGTTTACAACGGCGGCTATAACGGCGGTTTTATCGAGATGATGAATTTGGTCGGCTACCAGGCGGTGACGCTGGGTAATCATGAATTCGACGAGGGGCAGGAGAACCTTTTGCGCACTCTCGAGCTTTTGCAGGCCGATGTGCTGACCTCGAATTGGAAAATGCGCGGCAAGCGGCCGGGGATGTTGTACCGCATTTATCGCCTTGGGGGACTGCGCGTAGGAGTGATCGGGTTGTTGATGAGCGATTTGGCCTCGGTCACGGCGGAAAAACACCTTGACGGCGTGCGCATCGAGCCGCCGGCAACTGCGGCGCAGCGGCTGATCGATAGAATCGACGGCAAGACCGATCTGATTGTGCTGTTGACGCATCAAGGCATTGAAAACGATATTGAGCTGGCGCGCTCTGTCCGTCGCGCGGACGTCATTGTCGGCGGCCACAGTCATTCGCTGCTGCGCAAGCCGCTGCGGGAAAACGGCGTGCTGATCGTGCAGACCGGCAGCTCGCTGCGCGCTATGGGCAAGCTGACCCTCGACGTGGCCGGCGATTCGGTCTCCGGCTGGAACTATGAGCTCATCAACCTTTGGGCCGACAGCGTGCGCGGCGTCAATCCGCCGATGCGGGCGCTGGTGGAAAGGTTCTCCGATGAGATCAACGCGCAGTATGGGCAAGTGATCGGCCGCCTGGAAACCGACTGGCTCAGTTCCGGCGGCGGAGAAACAAACATCGGCAACTATATCTCAGATGTGATTCGATCCGCAACCCACACTGAGATAGCCTTTATGAATAGCGGCGGTATCCGCAAGAGCCTGCCTGCCGGACCGATTCGGCTGCTCGATATTTGGGAGATTCTGCCGTTTTCCAATTACCTCGTCACCTTCGAGCTGACCGGCGATCAGCTTCAACAGATCATTACAACGGATGTCAACGAAAACATTCAAAAGGGCGGCGGTCTGTTACAGATTTCCGGCATGAGTTATACATTTCAAAGAACTGCCGAGGGCACCGGTAAAGTGCTGGAATTGCGCATCGGCGGCGAAGCCGTTGATCCGAGCCGCACCTATCGTGCCGCTACGGTCGATTTTATTTTTGACAAGTGGCAACAGGATTATGTGTTTCAAAATGTCGAACGGACATCAATATTGATTGCCGAGGCCGTAATCGAACAGATCAAAAGAGAGCAGCAGATCCGTTCTCAGGTGGAAGGGAGAATTCGGCAGGTGAATTAA
- a CDS encoding IS30 family transposase gives MKKRFEQLTCGQRVEIYARLQTGRIYLEIAEPIGVNKSTVGREIKRNRGRKGYRFRQAHEKALSRRRGAGKKIRFTAEIKAEMIERLKNDWSPEQISGRLKAEGRPSVSCETIYRLIPDDPRQGCERNRHLRLGRKKRCKRKGRRGQIPSYVIIDGRPAVVDERTHAGNGGNGIMIGKNHRGELLRLLNEKPCSRSSVGSFGGKASCFPYTAEKCLRLQQTTAKSTRNIRKSRGCPVQISSSPILEAGGYAVLTKTLTA, from the coding sequence TTGAAAAAGAGATTTGAGCAACTGACCTGCGGTCAGAGAGTGGAAATTTACGCGCGTCTCCAAACCGGCAGGATTTATTTGGAAATTGCCGAGCCGATCGGCGTCAACAAATCCACGGTCGGCCGCGAGATCAAAAGAAACCGCGGGCGGAAGGGGTACCGTTTCAGGCAGGCGCATGAGAAAGCCCTGTCAAGACGCCGCGGCGCCGGAAAAAAGATTCGTTTCACCGCCGAGATCAAAGCAGAGATGATCGAGCGGCTAAAGAATGATTGGAGCCCCGAACAGATCAGCGGTCGTTTAAAGGCCGAGGGCAGGCCGTCCGTCAGCTGCGAAACTATTTACCGCCTCATTCCCGACGATCCAAGACAAGGCTGCGAAAGGAACCGGCATCTCAGGCTCGGTCGGAAAAAACGCTGCAAACGCAAAGGCCGTCGCGGCCAAATCCCGAGCTATGTCATCATTGACGGTCGGCCGGCCGTTGTTGATGAAAGGACGCACGCCGGCAATGGGGGAAACGGCATAATGATCGGCAAAAACCATCGGGGGGAGCTTTTACGGTTGTTGAACGAAAAACCGTGTTCACGCTCATCTGTCGGATCCTTCGGCGGGAAGGCGTCCTGCTTTCCCTATACGGCGGAAAAGTGCTTACGATTGCAGCAGACAACGGCAAAGAGCACTCGGAACATCAGGAAATCGCGGGGCTGCCCGGTGCAAATTTCTTCTTCGCCCATCCTGGAAGCTGGTGGATACGCGGTTTTGACGAAAACACTGACAGCCTGA
- a CDS encoding FAD-dependent oxidoreductase — MNRRQFAKGMMALTAAVRSLRGAEKSAMEDGGTWVEPPKRLPVRTYDVVVAGGGTAGVFAALAAARQGAKTLLIENKGYCGGTAVEGGTALHSFYNLYTAFEGCPKRQVVRGIPAEFIERLTAMGGCSGYPEMETGRDYDAVCTAVDTELYKLLAFLMLKEAGVHIAVNTLLAGAVVRSGFVQAVITESRSGREAVTAHSFIDCTGYGDLCAHAGAEFSVPNDYECCNSFALANASPEDYYRFLASHNSVGQVCRGLRSGEPNKLVRVGAEQLNIPDFSDKARELGLSLITTSVRDHYLMFVKLNYKIPGSVVNRDDIAEAEIEIRRRMQLGAELLRQYVPGFEKAFIARTSPSLCIRRGRLIACDYDLTHEDVIDGRHFDDDVFVYGFHDMAPRYQIKDGGTYGIPYRALCVKNIENLYAAGMMITSDRRAHMSTRNTVSCMGQGQAVGTAAALCAAERCGSRELSYPRLREALLKGGVYFEN, encoded by the coding sequence ATGAACCGAAGGCAATTTGCAAAAGGAATGATGGCGCTGACCGCAGCCGTCAGAAGCCTGCGCGGCGCTGAGAAGTCGGCGATGGAGGATGGCGGGACCTGGGTCGAACCGCCGAAGCGGTTGCCGGTGCGCACCTACGACGTGGTCGTAGCCGGCGGCGGGACGGCCGGAGTCTTTGCCGCCTTGGCTGCAGCCCGCCAAGGGGCCAAGACCTTGCTGATCGAAAACAAAGGGTACTGCGGCGGCACCGCGGTGGAAGGCGGCACGGCGCTGCACAGCTTTTACAATCTCTACACCGCCTTCGAAGGCTGTCCCAAGCGGCAGGTCGTTCGCGGCATACCGGCAGAGTTTATCGAGCGGTTGACGGCCATGGGCGGCTGTTCCGGCTATCCGGAAATGGAAACCGGTCGTGACTATGATGCCGTCTGCACGGCCGTAGATACCGAACTATACAAGCTCTTGGCCTTTCTCATGTTGAAAGAGGCGGGCGTGCATATAGCCGTCAACACCTTGCTGGCGGGCGCCGTTGTCCGGAGCGGTTTTGTGCAGGCCGTGATTACCGAAAGCCGTTCGGGGCGGGAGGCGGTTACGGCGCATAGTTTTATTGACTGTACCGGTTACGGCGACCTCTGCGCCCATGCGGGCGCCGAATTCAGCGTTCCGAACGATTATGAGTGCTGCAACAGCTTTGCCTTGGCGAACGCCTCGCCGGAAGATTATTATCGATTCCTCGCTTCGCACAATTCCGTCGGCCAGGTGTGCCGCGGATTACGCAGCGGCGAGCCGAACAAGCTGGTGCGGGTGGGCGCCGAGCAACTGAATATTCCGGATTTTTCTGATAAGGCGCGGGAGCTGGGTTTGTCGTTGATTACCACCAGCGTGCGCGATCATTATCTAATGTTCGTCAAGCTGAATTACAAGATCCCCGGCAGCGTCGTCAATCGCGACGATATCGCCGAAGCGGAAATCGAGATCCGTCGGCGCATGCAGCTGGGAGCCGAACTGCTTCGCCAATATGTGCCCGGATTCGAAAAAGCTTTTATCGCCCGTACGAGTCCCTCGCTGTGCATTCGGCGGGGCCGCCTGATCGCCTGCGATTACGATTTGACGCACGAGGACGTCATCGACGGCCGCCATTTCGACGATGATGTGTTTGTCTACGGCTTTCACGACATGGCGCCCCGTTATCAGATCAAAGACGGCGGCACCTACGGGATACCTTACCGCGCGCTCTGCGTCAAAAACATCGAAAACCTCTATGCCGCCGGTATGATGATCACTTCGGATCGTCGGGCGCACATGTCCACCCGCAATACGGTAAGCTGCATGGGACAGGGTCAGGCGGTCGGCACGGCTGCGGCGCTCTGTGCGGCCGAACGCTGCGGCAGCCGCGAGCTGTCCTATCCGCGCCTGCGCGAAGCATTGCTCAAAGGAGGGGTCTATTTTGAAAATTGA